The Gillisia sp. Hel_I_86 genome has a segment encoding these proteins:
- a CDS encoding glycosyltransferase, which translates to MKKLKILFICSYPPRQCGIATFSKDLVTSLKNCFGTSVDIEVCALENECCDIDEYPPEVSYRIEAQRLNSFLNVADRLNEREDIGMVCVQHEFGLFGGEYGSHLVAFLLRLNIPISCVFHTVLPNPELKRIKVVHALDDLSEKLIVLTNRSAEILEKDYFVEKSKLRVIPHGTHIVLWKEKQALKSKYGLQDKMVLSTFGLLSKNKGIETALHALPKVIDKFPDTLYLVLGKTHPEVVKNRGETYRESLVELVDQLGLNNNVIFINEYLELQILLEYLTLSDIYIFSSQDPNQAVSGTFAYAMSCGNPVISTPIPHSRECLDPGTGILLKGFEDSMELSNAIVDLLQQPVLRASMGKNAFTQMRAFSWENIAISYSDVFQEYLNNQNSLEFVLPSIKTDHIENMTTGFGILQFSNFDEPDTSSGYTIDDNARALITMLMYYEQDASEKTFRLIEIYLNFIAFCQQENGEFYNYVDYNENFTNQNTEVNLQDSNGRTVWALGYLLSNTAQLPSYLVILAENCFKKAIPNVTNFESPRALGFVLKGLYFYQKNNKDTTYTATARKLADELLRIYDISTDNQWEWFEDYLTYANSVLPDALLYAWLITNNNRYREVAEITFDFLLSQYFMKGQIKVISNNGWFHKRNQRVFHGEQPIEVAYTILSLDLFYKVTKKKKYAQQLHTAFSWFLGNNHLKQIMYNPVNGGCYDGLERENVNINQGAESSICYLMARLIVEKYPLETKHAIMPPNIKTSKRLDSLKKRKKSSTHKVKQYLEDRTGKPFKKDSFYKQ; encoded by the coding sequence ATGAAAAAACTGAAGATTTTATTTATCTGTTCCTATCCACCCCGGCAATGCGGTATCGCAACCTTTTCAAAGGATCTTGTAACATCCCTTAAAAACTGCTTCGGCACTTCAGTGGACATCGAGGTGTGCGCACTGGAAAATGAATGTTGCGACATTGATGAATATCCACCAGAAGTCTCATACAGGATAGAGGCTCAAAGACTGAATTCTTTTCTCAACGTGGCCGATAGGCTAAATGAAAGGGAGGATATTGGGATGGTCTGCGTGCAACACGAGTTCGGACTGTTTGGAGGGGAATACGGTAGCCATTTGGTAGCATTCCTGCTTCGCCTTAATATCCCCATCTCCTGTGTGTTCCATACTGTGCTGCCCAACCCGGAATTAAAGCGAATAAAAGTAGTACATGCACTGGATGACCTCAGCGAGAAGCTTATTGTACTCACCAATAGGTCTGCCGAGATACTGGAAAAAGATTATTTTGTAGAAAAAAGCAAACTAAGGGTTATCCCACACGGCACACACATCGTCCTGTGGAAAGAAAAGCAGGCCCTTAAAAGCAAGTACGGGTTACAGGATAAAATGGTACTCTCCACTTTTGGCCTGCTCAGTAAAAATAAAGGAATAGAAACAGCGCTTCACGCCCTTCCCAAAGTGATCGACAAATTCCCGGATACCCTCTATCTTGTATTGGGCAAGACCCACCCCGAGGTAGTTAAAAACCGCGGCGAAACATATAGGGAATCGCTGGTGGAGCTAGTTGATCAATTGGGGCTCAATAACAATGTCATCTTTATCAATGAGTATTTGGAACTCCAAATATTGTTGGAATACTTGACCCTTTCAGATATTTATATATTTTCATCACAGGATCCCAACCAAGCCGTAAGTGGCACTTTTGCTTACGCTATGAGTTGTGGAAACCCTGTGATATCAACCCCGATACCCCACTCGAGGGAGTGTTTGGATCCCGGTACCGGCATTTTGTTGAAGGGTTTTGAGGATTCTATGGAATTAAGCAATGCCATCGTTGACTTACTACAACAACCTGTTTTAAGGGCCTCCATGGGCAAAAATGCCTTTACCCAAATGCGTGCCTTTAGTTGGGAAAATATCGCCATATCTTATTCGGATGTCTTTCAGGAATATTTAAATAACCAAAATTCACTAGAATTTGTGTTGCCTTCCATTAAAACAGACCATATTGAAAATATGACCACTGGCTTTGGTATCCTCCAGTTTTCAAATTTTGATGAACCAGATACATCCTCCGGTTATACGATTGATGATAATGCGAGGGCCCTGATCACGATGCTAATGTATTATGAACAAGATGCTTCGGAAAAAACTTTTCGGCTAATAGAAATTTATTTGAACTTCATTGCTTTTTGCCAGCAAGAAAATGGGGAATTCTACAACTACGTGGATTACAACGAAAATTTCACAAACCAAAATACCGAAGTAAACCTTCAAGACTCCAACGGTAGAACTGTATGGGCACTTGGCTATTTATTGTCCAACACAGCACAGCTTCCTTCATATTTAGTAATACTAGCAGAAAACTGCTTTAAAAAAGCCATCCCAAACGTAACAAATTTTGAATCGCCAAGGGCGCTGGGCTTTGTGTTAAAAGGCCTTTACTTTTATCAAAAAAACAATAAAGATACAACCTATACCGCCACAGCTCGTAAATTGGCCGATGAGCTTTTGCGCATTTACGATATAAGTACAGATAACCAATGGGAATGGTTTGAGGATTACCTTACCTATGCAAACAGTGTCTTGCCCGATGCCCTTTTATACGCTTGGTTAATTACCAATAACAACAGGTATAGGGAAGTTGCTGAAATTACTTTCGACTTTTTGCTGTCACAGTATTTTATGAAAGGCCAGATTAAGGTCATCTCCAATAATGGCTGGTTCCATAAAAGGAACCAACGTGTTTTCCATGGCGAACAACCTATAGAGGTTGCCTACACCATTCTTTCATTGGACCTCTTCTACAAGGTTACCAAAAAAAAGAAATATGCCCAACAACTGCATACGGCGTTCAGTTGGTTTTTAGGCAATAACCACCTTAAACAAATTATGTACAACCCGGTAAACGGCGGGTGTTACGATGGCCTTGAGAGGGAAAACGTAAATATTAATCAGGGGGCAGAGTCCAGCATTTGCTATCTAATGGCCCGCCTTATTGTTGAAAAATATCCATTGGAGACAAAGCATGCCATAATGCCACCCAATATCAAAACCTCGAAGAGGTTAGATTCACTTAAAAAAAGGAAGAAAAGCTCAACACATAAAGTGAAGCAGTATTTGGAAGATAGAACAGGAAAACCTTTTAAAAAAGATTCTTTCTATAAACAGTAG
- a CDS encoding 2-hydroxyacid dehydrogenase has protein sequence MKTTVFSTHKFEEPHLLSANKGRHELKLLEVRLAQNTASLAQGTEAISLFTSDDASAEVLEKLSALGVKYIALRTAGYNNVATEKAAELGIKISRVPAYSPYAIAEHTMALILALNRKLIRANNRVRDMNFSLNGLTGFDLNGKTVGVIGTGKIGAILVKILYGFGCKILAQDIIEDKNLISSYGVKYTDYKTICRQADIISLHVPLISSTRHLIDSKHISLMKPGIMLINTSRGGLVDTKAVIEGLKTGKIGYFGIDVYEEEEGLFFEDHSEDILQDDVIARLMTFNNVLITSHQAFLTETALTNIADTTIYNLDCFEKGTVSGNEVA, from the coding sequence ATGAAAACAACGGTATTCAGCACCCACAAATTTGAAGAGCCCCATTTGCTATCCGCAAATAAAGGCAGGCACGAGCTTAAGCTACTTGAAGTACGGTTGGCCCAAAACACCGCTTCTTTGGCACAGGGTACCGAGGCCATAAGTTTGTTCACGAGCGACGATGCCTCGGCCGAAGTACTGGAAAAGTTAAGTGCCCTGGGCGTTAAGTACATCGCCCTTCGTACGGCGGGGTATAACAATGTAGCAACTGAAAAGGCTGCCGAACTGGGCATCAAAATTTCGCGGGTCCCTGCCTATTCACCTTATGCCATTGCCGAACATACAATGGCCTTGATACTCGCATTGAACAGAAAATTAATAAGGGCCAATAATAGGGTTCGGGATATGAATTTCTCATTGAACGGACTCACAGGATTTGACCTGAACGGGAAGACCGTAGGGGTTATTGGAACAGGAAAAATCGGTGCCATCCTCGTTAAAATACTATATGGTTTTGGCTGCAAAATCCTTGCTCAGGATATAATTGAAGATAAAAATCTAATAAGCTCTTACGGTGTAAAATATACAGATTATAAAACCATTTGCCGGCAAGCAGATATTATAAGCCTGCATGTACCTTTAATATCTTCTACCAGGCATTTGATTGATTCCAAACATATTTCACTTATGAAACCCGGCATAATGCTCATCAATACCAGCCGTGGGGGATTGGTGGATACCAAAGCGGTCATTGAAGGATTGAAAACAGGTAAAATAGGATATTTTGGGATAGATGTTTATGAAGAGGAAGAAGGCTTGTTCTTTGAAGACCATTCCGAAGACATTTTACAGGACGATGTAATCGCCCGTTTAATGACCTTTAACAATGTTTTGATAACCAGCCATCAGGCTTTTTTGACTGAAACAGCCCTGACCAATATAGCAGATACCACCATTTATAACCTGGATTGTTTTGAAAAAGGGACAGTTTCAGGAAATGAAGTTGCTTAA
- a CDS encoding phosphoribosylpyrophosphate synthetase — protein sequence MKNYDTLSEAVNDLQATEYPYDFNLKPECLECPSLKIEIRPEDFKIDKTYRFEGMSSTDDNSILYAISSKNEIKGLLVDAYGVYAENISEAMRKKLR from the coding sequence ATGAAAAATTATGATACACTTTCAGAAGCCGTAAACGATTTACAGGCAACCGAGTATCCTTATGACTTCAACTTAAAGCCCGAATGCCTGGAATGTCCGTCCCTGAAAATTGAGATCCGTCCAGAAGATTTCAAAATAGATAAAACCTATCGCTTTGAAGGCATGAGCAGTACTGATGACAACAGCATCCTCTATGCCATTTCTTCCAAAAATGAAATTAAGGGGCTGTTGGTGGATGCCTACGGCGTTTATGCCGAAAATATCTCCGAAGCAATGCGAAAAAAATTACGATAA
- a CDS encoding pesticidal protein Cry7Aa, with product MEHIHQINTRISIEKLGIILSPTKLKFENNGVLNPGIFQEGEEVHIFYRAVEDGNYSTIGYAKTNEHLDLIERKTSPFIARDFDYEKHGVEDARIVKIEDTFYLTYTAYDGINAMGALATSKDMKHFEKKGIITPPLNYKEYKFHLEHCNQGKLNPKYYHYYNLFASIGLVEEKHRLLRDKDIVLFPKKINGKFVMLHRIWPGIQIAQFEKWEDLTKEFWEDHIKNLTDHILMDPLYDFEVNYLGAGCPPMETEDGWLVIYHGVCETNIGKTYHAAAALLDINDPRKVIGRLPYPLFSPSKEWELKGVVNHVVFPTGNALFGDDLHIYYGAADKYISVAKVSLKQLLDEIKKTMKP from the coding sequence ATGGAACATATACATCAGATTAATACCAGAATATCAATAGAAAAACTAGGGATCATACTTAGTCCCACTAAATTGAAATTTGAAAACAACGGCGTGCTCAACCCGGGAATATTTCAGGAGGGGGAAGAGGTGCATATCTTTTACCGTGCGGTGGAAGATGGCAACTATTCCACCATTGGATATGCCAAAACCAATGAGCATTTAGATCTTATAGAAAGGAAAACGAGCCCATTCATAGCACGGGATTTCGACTATGAAAAGCACGGCGTGGAAGATGCGCGTATCGTTAAAATTGAAGACACCTTTTATTTAACATATACAGCATACGATGGCATTAATGCCATGGGGGCTTTGGCGACTTCCAAAGACATGAAACATTTCGAGAAAAAAGGGATCATTACCCCACCTTTAAATTACAAGGAATATAAATTTCATTTAGAGCATTGCAATCAGGGTAAGCTCAATCCAAAATATTATCACTATTATAACCTTTTTGCGAGCATAGGACTTGTAGAGGAAAAACATAGGTTGTTGCGGGACAAGGATATTGTACTCTTCCCCAAAAAAATCAACGGGAAATTTGTCATGCTCCACCGTATATGGCCGGGAATACAAATAGCACAATTTGAAAAGTGGGAAGACCTTACCAAGGAATTCTGGGAAGATCATATAAAGAACCTTACCGATCATATCCTTATGGATCCGCTCTACGATTTTGAAGTAAATTATCTGGGAGCGGGATGCCCACCCATGGAAACAGAAGATGGCTGGCTGGTGATCTACCACGGCGTTTGTGAAACCAACATCGGAAAAACATATCATGCGGCCGCTGCGCTCCTGGATATCAACGACCCTAGAAAAGTAATTGGGCGTTTGCCCTATCCCTTATTCTCCCCTTCAAAAGAATGGGAACTAAAAGGAGTGGTGAACCACGTGGTATTTCCAACGGGAAACGCTTTGTTTGGCGATGACCTCCATATCTATTACGGGGCGGCAGATAAATATATTTCTGTGGCCAAGGTAAGCCTCAAACAATTATTGGATGAAATCAAAAAGACAATGAAACCATGA
- a CDS encoding MgtC/SapB family protein, whose protein sequence is MVEALKNINPFILGLLISLGIGLILGLEREYDKLKEEQGFAGIRTFPIVAIIGFILGSLSIIYTPWLVIISAAAFLLFLSFTHFSVVQKHIMTSITTNMALFATLILGVMVANHLHKKAVATAVIVVTLLSLKTTFNTFIKNITSEELFAFIKFSIIALLILPFLPNQDYGPESLLNPFEIGAIIVIVSFLNFIGYFLVKYVGSKRGILLTAILGGLISSTAVAWIYASRSKESPELSKKYAAGIIIASAIMFPRLAVLVYIFNSALLSFIAVPFTILTIICLISALIFIKKDTDVAKTAINLGNPLNIWNALGFGGIYVVILFAVFYGNRFFGESGLYYSALIAGLADTDAITISMAKFGSLEEKLALAANVIITATISNMIVKLAITYFKGSKKAGKLVMLIFGTVIIVGIGYILIQLGN, encoded by the coding sequence ATGGTGGAAGCATTAAAAAATATCAACCCATTTATCCTCGGATTACTCATTAGTCTGGGCATTGGCCTTATCCTTGGCCTGGAACGTGAATACGACAAGCTAAAGGAGGAACAAGGATTTGCAGGCATAAGGACCTTCCCGATTGTCGCCATTATTGGTTTTATTTTGGGGAGTCTATCCATCATTTACACCCCGTGGTTGGTCATTATCAGTGCGGCGGCATTCCTTTTGTTCTTGTCTTTCACGCATTTTTCCGTAGTGCAAAAACACATAATGACCAGCATTACCACCAATATGGCATTGTTTGCCACGTTGATCTTGGGTGTTATGGTTGCCAACCATTTGCATAAGAAAGCAGTTGCTACCGCAGTAATCGTGGTTACTTTATTGTCGCTTAAAACTACTTTTAATACGTTTATAAAGAACATTACTTCCGAAGAACTTTTTGCTTTCATCAAATTTTCGATTATCGCACTTCTTATTTTGCCTTTCTTGCCAAATCAGGACTATGGTCCAGAAAGTTTGTTAAACCCATTTGAGATTGGGGCCATTATAGTGATCGTATCTTTTCTGAATTTTATTGGTTACTTCCTTGTAAAATATGTAGGTTCCAAGCGGGGTATATTGCTCACGGCAATTTTGGGCGGATTGATTTCCAGCACCGCGGTTGCCTGGATTTATGCTTCCCGAAGTAAGGAATCGCCAGAACTTTCAAAAAAATATGCTGCGGGAATAATCATAGCTTCGGCCATAATGTTCCCACGCCTTGCGGTATTGGTTTATATTTTCAATAGTGCCCTACTCTCCTTTATAGCGGTTCCCTTTACCATCCTTACGATTATCTGTTTGATAAGCGCGCTCATATTTATTAAAAAGGATACCGATGTCGCAAAGACAGCTATCAACCTTGGCAATCCGCTCAATATCTGGAATGCCCTTGGTTTCGGGGGCATTTATGTAGTTATTCTATTTGCCGTTTTTTATGGAAATAGGTTTTTTGGCGAAAGTGGCTTATACTATTCAGCCCTGATTGCAGGATTGGCAGATACGGATGCCATAACCATAAGTATGGCAAAATTCGGGTCTTTAGAAGAAAAACTCGCGCTCGCAGCCAATGTCATTATTACCGCAACCATAAGCAATATGATTGTGAAATTGGCCATTACTTATTTTAAAGGTTCCAAAAAAGCAGGCAAACTCGTGATGCTGATTTTTGGAACTGTTATCATCGTGGGCATAGGGTATATTTTAATACAGTTAGGAAATTAA
- a CDS encoding phosphomannose isomerase type II C-terminal cupin domain, which translates to MKTYKEERPWGNFERFTHNEVSTVKILTVNPNEELSLQFHHNREEFWRVLDGRGSFVIGDKTTIGRQGDEFFIPKETVHQIKTADSSVSILEIAFGNFDENDIVRLKDKYKRKDPK; encoded by the coding sequence ATGAAAACATATAAAGAAGAAAGGCCCTGGGGAAACTTTGAACGCTTTACCCATAATGAGGTAAGCACCGTAAAGATACTTACGGTCAATCCAAACGAAGAGCTAAGCCTCCAGTTTCACCATAACAGGGAAGAATTCTGGAGGGTACTGGACGGAAGGGGAAGTTTCGTAATTGGCGACAAAACAACAATTGGCCGGCAAGGGGACGAGTTTTTTATCCCAAAGGAAACCGTACATCAAATAAAAACAGCCGATTCTTCGGTAAGCATCCTTGAAATAGCCTTTGGCAATTTTGATGAAAACGATATTGTTAGGCTAAAGGACAAATACAAGAGGAAAGACCCAAAATAA
- a CDS encoding outer membrane lipoprotein-sorting protein, producing the protein MKIRSFIPLAFIAIISLFLVSGTAPVQDSAKSIIEKADNKRLGKTSSATMTLNIIRPKWTREIDLKLWTKGNDLMMILITGPARDQGTAFLKRGDEIYNWVPRIDRSIKLPPSSMLQSWMGSDFTNDDLVKQSSMVNDYEHTLIGKEEISGREAYKILLKPKEEASVVWGKVEAWVDVEESLFLKLAYYDEEGKLVNTLLGKNIKTMGGRTVTSLLEITPARDPGNRTVLKYKSIEFDKPMEDTFFSLRNLKNIK; encoded by the coding sequence ATGAAAATCAGATCATTTATCCCACTAGCTTTTATAGCCATTATTTCCCTGTTCCTGGTAAGCGGCACGGCCCCCGTTCAGGACAGTGCAAAAAGTATTATTGAAAAAGCCGACAACAAAAGGCTTGGCAAGACCAGTTCCGCCACAATGACCTTAAATATCATCCGGCCCAAATGGACACGTGAAATAGATTTGAAATTATGGACCAAAGGCAATGACCTTATGATGATTTTAATTACCGGTCCGGCCAGGGACCAGGGAACGGCCTTCCTGAAAAGGGGGGACGAGATCTACAACTGGGTGCCCCGTATTGACCGCAGTATAAAGCTCCCGCCATCCAGTATGCTGCAAAGTTGGATGGGTTCCGATTTTACCAATGACGATCTGGTAAAACAATCTTCCATGGTCAATGATTACGAGCATACACTCATTGGAAAGGAAGAAATAAGCGGCAGGGAAGCCTACAAGATCCTTTTAAAACCCAAAGAGGAAGCCTCGGTGGTCTGGGGAAAGGTGGAAGCCTGGGTAGATGTGGAAGAATCCCTTTTCCTGAAACTGGCCTATTATGACGAAGAAGGCAAGTTGGTGAACACCCTGTTGGGCAAGAATATTAAAACAATGGGAGGCCGCACCGTAACAAGCCTGCTGGAGATAACCCCGGCCAGGGATCCCGGCAATAGAACTGTTTTGAAATATAAATCCATTGAGTTTGACAAACCAATGGAGGATACATTTTTCTCTTTAAGAAACCTAAAAAACATTAAATAA